A window of the Vigna angularis cultivar LongXiaoDou No.4 chromosome 3, ASM1680809v1, whole genome shotgun sequence genome harbors these coding sequences:
- the LOC108324607 gene encoding potassium transporter 5, with the protein MGKKLSWQKLRRNDSLDMESRRFSKSSLCRGPSMSVIMQLAFQSIGIVYGDIGTSPLYVYASTFVDGIKNNDDILGVLSLILYTITLIPLVKYVFIVLKANDNGDGGTFALYSLICRYAKVGMTPNQQVEDTEVSNYKLELPKNNRIKMASRLKSKLENSSFAKLFLLLVTMLGTSMVIGDGVLTPCISVLSAVGGIKEAHSSITENAVVGISIAILICLFMVQRFGTDKVGYSFAPIICVWFAFIGGIGLFNFIKYDPTVAKAINPKYIVDYFRRNKKDAWISLGGVVLAITGTEALFADVGHFTVRSIQISMCSVTYPALLLAYTGQASFLRKNNDLVSDTFYKSIPHPLYWPMFIVAVMASIIASQAMISGTFSIIQQSLSLGCFPRVKIVHTSAKYEGQVYIPEINFILMIACVAVTAGFKSTTKIGNAYGIAVVFVMTLTSALVVLIMIMIWKTQILLVISYVLIIGSVELIYLSSVLYKFREGGYLPLAFAAVLMSIMCIWHDVYRRKYYYELDHKISPEKLKGITSGKNLARMHGLAIFYSELVQGIPPIFEHYVTNIPAIHSVVVFVSIKSLPVSKVAAEERFLFRQVEHEELSVFRCVARYGYTDVQNEEEAFENLLVKRLKEFIGGGFLASERVVLEDKTEEIVNSGEFEGVEKEVEAIEKAVRGGVVHLIGESEVVASKGASIRKRILINYAYNFLKKNLRQSDKLFDIPHKHMVKVGMTYEL; encoded by the exons ATGGGGAAGAAGCTTTCATGGCAAAAATTGCGAAGAAATGATTCTCTCGACATGGAATCACGCAGATTCTCCAAATCCTCTCTTTGTAGA GGGCCATCGATGTCAGTGATTATGCAGCTAGCGTTTCAAAGCATCGGAATTGTTTACGGCGACATAGGTACTTCACCGTTGTATGTGTATGCAAGTACCTTCGTGGATGGAATAAAGAACAACGATGACATATTGGGTGTTCTTTCTTTGATCTTATATACCATCACTCTCATTCCTCTTGTTAAGTACGTATTCATCGTCTTAAAGGCCAATGATAACGGCGATG gaGGGACTTTCGCTTTATACTCTCTGATATGTCGATATGCGAAAGTGGGAATGACTCCAAATCAACAAGTTGAAGATACAGAAGTATCTAATTATAAGTTGGAATTGCCAAAGAACAACCGTATAAAGATGGCTTCAAGGCTTAAGTCTAAGCTTGAGAACAGTTCCTTTGCCAAGCTCTTCCTCTTGCTAGTTACCATGCTTGGCACTTCAATGGTCATTGGGGATGGTGTTCTCACTCCTTGCATTTCCG TTTTATCTGCTGTTGGAGGGATCAAGGAAGCCCATTCTTCAATAACAGAGA ATGCGGTTGTTGGAATATCCATAGCAATCCTGATATGCCTTTTCATGGTTCAAAGATTTGGAACTGATAAAGTAGGCTACAGTTTCGCTCCTATTATTTGTGTGTGGTTCGCCTTCATTGGAGGCATTggtctcttcaatttcatcaagTACGATCCAACAGTTGCCAAAGCAATAAATCCAAAATACATCGTAGATTACTTCAGAAGAAACAAGAAAGATGCTTGGATTTCTCTTGGTGGTGTTGTGCTGGCCATAACAG GAACTGAAGCACTATTTGCTGATGTTGGACATTTCACAGTTCGTTCCATACAAATAAGCATGTGCTCTGTGACATACCCTGCTCTCCTACTTGCCTACACTGGACAAGCCTCATTTCTTCGCAAAAACAACGATCTCGTTTCAGACACTTTCTACAAGTCCATACCAC ATCCTTTATATTGGCCAATGTTTATTGTTGCTGTTATGGCATCCATTATAGCTTCTCAAGCCATGATCTCCGGGACTTTCTCCATCATCCAACAATCCCTCTCACTTGGATGTTTCCCTCGCGTGAAAATAGTTCATACATCAGCCAAGTACGAAGGACAAGTTTACATCCCCgaaatcaatttcattcttATGATTGCATGCGTTGCAGTCACAGCCGGATTCAAAAGCACCACAAAAATAGGCAATGCTTATG GGATAGCTGTGGTGTTCGTAATGACACTTACATCTGCTTTGGTGGTGTTAATCATGATCATGATATGGAAGACTCAAATACTTTTGGTTATCAGTTACGTGCTTATCATTGGTTCTGTTGAGCTTATCTATTTAAGCTCTGTGCTATATAAATTCAGAGAAGGAGGGTATCTTCCTCTTGCATTTGCTGCGGTGCTAATGAGCATCATGTGCATTTGGCATGACGTGTACAGGAGGAAGTACTATTACGAATTGGATCATAAGATTTCTCCAGAGAAGCTTAAGGGGATTACTAGTGGAAAAAACTTAGCTCGAATGCATGGACTTGCCATATTTTATTCTGAACTTGTTCAAGGCATTCCACCAATTTTCGAACATTATGTTACAAACATTCCTGCAATACACTCTGTGGTTGTGTTTGTGTCGATCAAATCATTGCCTGTTAGCAAAGTTGCTGCAGAAGAGCGGTTTCTGTTTAGGCAAGTGGAACATGAAGAACTCAGTGTGTTTCGATGTGTGGCCAGATACGGATACACTGATGTGCAGAACGAGGAAGAGGCTTTTGAGAATTTGTTGGTTAAGAGGCTGAAGGAATTTATAGGTGGTGGATTTTTGGCATCCGAAAGAGTTGTACTTGAAGATAAAACTGAAGAAATAGTGAATAGTGGTGAGTTTGAAGGTGTTGAAAAAGAGGTGGAAGCCATTGAAAAAGCAGTGCGAGGAGGTGTTGTTCATTTGATTGGTGAGAGTGAGGTGGTTGCTAGCAAAGGAGCCAGCATAAGGAAAAGGATTCTGATAAACTATGCTTACAATTTCTTGAAAAAGAACTTGAGGCAAAGTGATAAACTATTTGATATTCCTCACAAGCATATGGTCAAAGTGGGCATGACTTATGAACTTTGA